The window ACCGAACTGCTCGCAGAGCTCCTGGCGGGTGCCGATGCGATGACCCGGCTCGAGACCCTCCGTCTTGATCATCGCCTCGACCTCGGTGACCACGCGGTCGGCGACGGACTGCGCGGGCGCGACGCGCTGGAACGTGCGCGCTTCTTCCTGGGTGCTGGCCACGGGGATCCTTCGGTCGGAGCGGGGCTGTGGAGCGGATCTCTCACATCCTAAAGAGCGCCTGCCGCGCCCGGGCGGTGGCGGCGGGCGATTCTCCTATTTGCAGTAATTGAATGTATCTAATACAGTCAATCACGCAATGCTGCTCACGAGAGGAAACAGATGACCGACCCCACCGGTGGCGATCTGCTCGCAGACTCCCTCATCAACCAGGGAGTCTCACGGATCTTCGGCATCCCGGGCGTCCAGCTCGATGCCGCCGCAGACGCCCTCCACGCCCGCACCGACCAGGTCGACTTCATCTGCGCGCGCAACGAGCAGGCCACGACCTACATGGCGGACGGCTACGCGCGGAGCACCGGCGACGTCGGTGTCGCGATGGTCGTGCCGGGCCCCGGCGTGCTCAACGCCCTCTCCGGCGTCGCGACCGGCTACTCGGCCAACTCGCCGATGCTCCTGATCGCGGGGCAGATCGACTCGCAGGCCATCGGCCGCGGACTCGGCGCCCTGCACGAGATCCCCGACCAGACGGGCATCCTGCAGCGACTCACGAAATGGACGGGCACCGCCCGCTCCGCCGATGAGATCCCCGGGCTCGTGCGCGAGGCGTTCACGCAGCTGCGCAGCGGCCGCCCTCGCCCCGTCGCGCTCGAGGTGCCGCCGGACGTGCTGGCCGCCACCTCGCGTGCCGTCGCGGCCGAGCGTGTCGCCGACGCACCCCTCGTGCCGGAGGAGCAGCAGATCCGCGACGCCGCCGCCCGCCTGCTCGCGGCCAAGCGCCCGATGATCGTGGTGGGCGGGGGAGTGCTCGCCGCGAACGCATCGGTCGCCCTCCAGGCACTCGCCGAGGCACTGGAGGCCCCCGTGCTCATGACCGAGAACGGCCGCGGTGCGCTCGACGCCCGCCACCGTCTGGCCTTCGACGCGCTCGCCCTCCGCGCGTTCCGGGAGGACGCCGACCTGGTGCTCGCCGTCGGCACGCGCTTCGTCTCGACGTTCGGCACCCAGGTCGACACGAACGGCGCCCCCGTGATCCTCGTGAACGCGGAGGCCGCCGACCTCGAGGGCCCGCGTGCCGCCGCGCAGACGCTGCACGCCGATGCCCGCCTCGCCCTCGCCGCCCTGGCCGCCGAGGTCGGCACCCCGGCGCGCGACTCGCGGGAGAGCGAGTTCGCCCGCGTGCGCACCTGGCTCGCCGCGCAGTTCGCCGACATCGCCCCGCAGCGCGAGTACCTGTCCGCGATCCGCGGCGCGCTCCCCGAAGACGGCGTCTTCGTGAGCGAGTTCACGCAGGTGGGCTACGCCGCCAGCGCCTGCTATCCGGCGTACCAGCCGCGCACCTACATCGGCCCCGGTTACCAGGGCACGCTCGGCTACGGCTTCGCCACGGCCCTCGGC of the Microbacterium sufflavum genome contains:
- a CDS encoding thiamine pyrophosphate-dependent enzyme, encoding MTDPTGGDLLADSLINQGVSRIFGIPGVQLDAAADALHARTDQVDFICARNEQATTYMADGYARSTGDVGVAMVVPGPGVLNALSGVATGYSANSPMLLIAGQIDSQAIGRGLGALHEIPDQTGILQRLTKWTGTARSADEIPGLVREAFTQLRSGRPRPVALEVPPDVLAATSRAVAAERVADAPLVPEEQQIRDAAARLLAAKRPMIVVGGGVLAANASVALQALAEALEAPVLMTENGRGALDARHRLAFDALALRAFREDADLVLAVGTRFVSTFGTQVDTNGAPVILVNAEAADLEGPRAAAQTLHADARLALAALAAEVGTPARDSRESEFARVRTWLAAQFADIAPQREYLSAIRGALPEDGVFVSEFTQVGYAASACYPAYQPRTYIGPGYQGTLGYGFATALGVKAADPDRAVVSVNGDGGFSWTLQELSTAKRYGLGLVTIVFHDGFYGNVRRIQKNRYGARYFASDLTNPDYGTLAEAFGIRSARATTPQELSGVLADAVPANEPILINVPVGEFPSPWHLIHEGVPRPAPLAPDAHLVRQAGV